In Zonotrichia leucophrys gambelii isolate GWCS_2022_RI chromosome 11, RI_Zleu_2.0, whole genome shotgun sequence, the genomic window AcaaaccccaatcccaccccagaACTGACCCTGCAGGTGAcaaaccccaatcccaccccagaACTGACCCTGCAGGTGAcaaaccccaatcccaccccagaACTGACCCTGCAGGTGACAAACTCCAATCCCACCCCAGGACTGACCCTGCAGgtgaaaaaccacaaacccatCCCAGAACTGACCCCGtgacaaaccccaaacccatttcAGACCCTGCAGGAGACAAACCCCAAGCACCCTCGGCTGCCGTGGTGCCCGGTGTGTGCCCGCTCACCTCCGAGGCTGCTCTCGTGCCAGGCGGGGCTGTCCGGCTGTGCCCCCGCGGTGCCCGCTCACCTCCGgggctcctctcctgccaggcGGGCTCTCCTGCCGTGCCCCCGGGCCGCGGCTGCTGGCGCTGTCCCTGCTCCCGCTGCCAGCCGAGGGGGACAGTCAGAGCCACCCGCACGCCGTGTCCCTGCCGagccccgctgtcccccggCTCCCCGGTCCCATTCCCGGTCCCGACCGAGCGGGGAATTCATTCATTTCCGCGCCCTCCGGCCTCCCGCCGACCCCCTCTAGATCACCGcggggccctgccctgctgtccccgccgcccgccccattcccgctcccggggctgcccccgTCCCCCCCTCCCCGGTGCcgcccccgctccccccgccgggcccgggcccgcccccCCTCCCGGGCGCTAGGccgcggcggcgcgggcggcggctCACCGGTgtcggggggcggcgggggcccGGCGCGgtgcggggcgcggcgggggcgggcccgggacggcgggggccggcggggaccggcggggcggcggcggcagcgcgggaCGGGGCGGCGGAGCGGCCTCTACTCGCGGCGGCGCAGGGCGGCCATGGCGTGACGTCATCCGCGCGCGACGGGGCCCGGCGGCGCGAGgcgaggggaggagggagggcgCGCTCTGATTCCCCCCCCCGGTCTCTTAAAGGGGCCGCGCACGGCATGGACGGAGCGCAGGTGTGCGCGCACAGCTGGACGCGTGAACGCGCCAACATCTGCACTGGGGGTGTGTGCGGGCGTGCACGTGGAGGGAGAAGGATGTGCCAGGTTCCAGATGTGCCCGGGTCGCACCCGCGCACAGGGACGGGGCACCCGCGTGCCGCCGGATCGGGGAATGTTCgggagctctggcagggacacctggggcaggtgacacagggacacatccAGGTGGCTTTGGGATGGCTCCTGACAGGAGACcgcacatccctgggcagctgtgccagggctgtgccaccctccaTGGGCACAGGCTCTCCTCGCGTTCAGAGGGAACCTCTCGTGGTTCATGGACAGTGCAgttcctcctgtccctgggcaccgctgggagcagcctggcaccgTCCTGTGACACCCACGGGAGCGTTTGTAGGGATTGATGGGACCCTGTCAGCCGGACCTTCCCCGAACGGACCCGCCCggctcccggtgtccccccagCCGGACGGGCCCGGCTCCCGGTCCCCCCTCAACCGGTCCACCCCGAGCTCCCGGTCCCTCCCCGGCCGTACCGGTCCCATTGGGCCCGGCGGGCAGGAGGGTGcggcctggggagggaggagccTCTGTGACAGGTACATaagggcaggtgaggaggacGGGCTGGATCCTCGGGAGAAGAGCTGCTGTTCCTTGGAGGTGAGGGGATGGGAGCTCTGCTGGACCCCCGTGAGGCTCCTGGCTGGACATACCCCCGGATCAGGCTCCAAGCTGGAGCCACCCCTGGAgcggcagggctggggtgctcCCATGGGTGTCCCTGGCCCCAAAGCCCCGGTGCCCTCtcccaggagcccagggctgctgtctCACCTTTGCTCCAGCGCTGACTCAGCCCCCGCGTGTCCCTTTGCGCAAGAGCCCTGCTGGCAGGGGACTCTGGCCGGGCGGCCACCGCTGGCCTGGCCCCGGCCAAAGGGCAGGACCAGCCCCTGTAAAGGCAGCGGTGACAGAGCTCGGGCTCAATTCTGTCACCGGCATTGCCAGCAGGGAGATCTGGAGCAGACGggagctgaaagcagcagaaaaacccCTGGAGCAGAGTTGGACGTGCTGGTGGGAACAGATCTTGAGCTGACAGGAGCCACTGTCCTTCCTCCCCGCAGGCTGCTCCGTGCTCTTTGGAAGATGGACTACGCCAAATCCCTGAGCCAGCGCCTGGCTGCCCCCGTGTCCAAGTAAGTGCCATGgaccccctgtccccagcatggGGGACATCCCCCCGATCCCTCCCTCGGTGCTGTCACTGCCAGGGGGTCCTGCTGGCTCTCAGAACACCccaatccctgtgtcccttcccaGATGTGTCTCAGCCAGCGCCTCCAtgacccagcagctgctggcggGCCCGGCCCCACGGCCCAAGCCCTACCGCGTGTGCAACGGGGACCGCAGCGTGCGCAAGGGCGTCATGGCCCCCAGCCTGGCCGAGCTGCTGCGCcaggtctgtctgtctgtccctctgtccggGCTCTGTCTGCCCGCCCAGggcctgcccccagccctgctcacccccagcccctccacagGCCCAGAGCGCCCTGGCCTTGCCTGCGCCCATCGCGCTGGTGCTGGATGAGGACGGCACCGCTGTGGAGACAGAATCCTTCTTCCGGACCCTGGAGGAGGGCACTGCCCTGATGGCCCTGAGCAAGGGGCAGAGCTGGACTGCCCCCAAGGTGAGGGACCCCTGAGGGGCTGgtttgtcccctctgtcccacGCTGAGGTGGGATTGGGAGCGTGGGGTGCAGCAGGTGACCGTGGTGCTGCTGTTCCACAGACACGTGGCTACCAGGTGAGCCCGTCCCGCAAGCCCCCGCGCAGGATCGATGTCGCCTGCGTCACCTTCGACCTGTACAAGACCCACCCGAAGGACCTGGGCTGCCTCAATGTCAAAGCCACCCTGTATGGCACCTACAGCATGTCCTACGACCTGCGCTGCTACGGGGCCCGGCGCCTGGTGAAGTGAgtgtgggggtttggggacacaggggacactctggggacagggacactgcccagcccagctgtgccatgctgacccctctctccctgcccagggaagctctgCGCTGGGCGCTGTTCAGCATGCAGGCCACGGGCCACGTCCTGCTGGGCACCTCGTGCTacatgcagcagctcctggatgcCACcgaggaggagcagaaggaagaggagaagagctCGCTGCCCCTGCAGAACCTCCTGCCCTGTAGCCTCCCCGCCCTGCCCTACAAGAAGATGTCACAGTGAGGCTGGCTGGCCTggcctgtcccctctgctgtccccccaGCCCTCAGGGGTCTCAGCACCCTGCTAGGTCAATGCCTGGGCAGAGGCTGCCAcggtgcctggcacagcctctccttGCACTCCGCTGGCTGAGTGTGGCCAAGCCTGCTCTGGAATAGCTGCTGctctgtaaatatatttatttaagtaAAGGTCTCCTGAattcagctgtgttttgtgttgtCTTTGTGGGGTGGGGGACACCCAGGACGCTCAGCCCTTGCACTGCTTGGCACCCTGAGCTGGTGGTGGTGTAAGAGGTGCCAGGAGGGAACCTGTCGCAAGCGCTTccccaggggagctgctgccttcatcatcctcctcctcctccctggcaccagagcctggctcccaccccttggcacagagctgagaCACCCACAACACAGTAATGGGGCTAACCCCAAAGCCCTGGCCTGTGGCAGCTGGCACCATGCCTGTCTTTGCTCCCTTTAAAGGGATGAGAGatctccctgtgcccctgtctgtgcagggctggcacagagggagggACATGAGGGGGTGTTCTGGTCcctggggtccccagccccattggcagccctgggcaggggcagtccctgtgcccaccccagccTTGCACaaccctgggtgctgctgctggcctggccagGTCCGGGGGCATCCCaagggctcagcagctccagggataCCAGCTGGGAAACaaacagggctgggggcactgggctCCAGTGACCTGGCCCTTGGGACTGTCCCCAAGAGCTCCCAGAAAGATCCTGAAGCACAACCCCTGCCAGAGagggtgggagggagaggaacaacccactgcctgcctctgctggactgggaatactgggatgAGCAGTGGGGAGGTGAGGAGCCATCCTCTGGGGGTCCTTAGGGCCatccccccctgtcccctgtgggGGACACCTGACCTGAGTCgcactcacctgggcacccacagcagggtctggagctgcaggcagggactgCTCCTGTGGCAGAGACCTGAGCCCCACCCGGCACTGTGGGGCTTAATTACCTTGATAATTAATGAGCCATCAGCACCAGCTGAGCCCCATCTGGGAGCAGCACTTTGCCCCATGGCTGCTGAGGTGCCACGcggggacagcgtggggacgtcatgccctgtccctgctgtcaccgTGGCTGTACacaccccatgtccccatggcccAGCCCCTTGAGGTGCTGGTGTCCATGCCagcccccccagtgtccccgacCCCACACACGTGTTTAGCAgacatatttatttctgtacaCACTTATTTATACACACagttcccagggcagctccatccttgcagggtctgctctgcggtggggacacccccagattTCCTGGGGTGCCgtgccccccaccccagccccgtAGTGTCTACGGGGCAAagccccctgcagcccccagggcagggctatGCACAGtcctcctgcctcagtttccccccgGGGCACAGGTGGGGGCTGACCCCACCTCCAGTGTCCTCGCCCCCCAACCTGGATGACATTTGGGGCTCTCCAGATGCCAAAGCTCCCCCGGTGGAGCCTCCTGGGGGGATCCTCCATCACCCCAACCCCTGCATGGGGAGGGGGTGTCAGGCACCGGTTccaccccccagcccctgcagccccccgaGCGGTgccggggggctctgggggggttACTTGACGTGCTCGGCGGCGTGGGAGGAGCAGTAATACTTCTTGTGGGCGATGAAGGTGGACAGGCTGCTGAACTTGATGTTGCACAGGCGACAGTACCTGTGGTTGCCGTTGGGCACCGGGCCGGGCACGGCCTTGCCCGGGGGGGTCTGCACCCCCCTGTCCGTGTAGGCGGGGGGCGTGGGGGGCTTGCGGGGGGCTTCCCGCAGAGCCTCGGGGGCTGCGGGCGAGGCGGGCGAGCCGGGGGGCCgcgggctgtccctgctgtccctgccctccttgGCGCTGTCCCGGCGGAGGCGAGGGCCGGGCGGGCGCGGAGGGGACCCGGCGGGCAGCGGGGGCTCGGGCGTCCTGCTGGCACCGGGTGCATCCGGTGGTCCCGGCTTGGCCACGAAGAGCCCGTGGGCGTTTCGGAAGTGCTCCAGGAGGTCGCCCTTGATGGCCCCGTTGAGGGGACAGTAGGGACAGGCAGCCAGGGGACCCTTGGCCCCCGGCGGTGGCAGGGAGCCCTTGGGGTGACGCTGCAGCGAGTCCGCCCCGGGGTAAGGGATGCCGGGGCtgcccgccggggccgccctCACCCGCACCCCTCCTTCGGGGTCCCCTTCAccggggctgccggggctgTGCCGGCCCTTGAGCGGGGCGGCCATGGCGCCCTTCATCTTCTGCAGGTGCTCCAGGGTGCGGGGCTGCAGCGGCGTGGCCGGGCACTGGTACTTCTTGTGCGCCAGGTACGCGTCCAGGCTGTTGAAGCTGATGCGGCACGCCGTGCACTCGTGGTAGTCGGCCAGGGGCAGCAGCGGCGCCGGTGCCGGTACCGGTGTGGGTGCCGGCTCGCTCTGCCAGCGCGGCTTCTTGCTCAGGTCGATGGGACCCTCGGCGTCCATGGGGCTGGCGCGGGGCTcgggggcggccgcgggcggcTCTGCGGGCGGGGGCTCCGGGGCTGGCGGGGGCTCCGCGGGGCGGCGAGCGGCGCCGTGGATCTCGTAGAGCTTGCGGCGCTTGCGGGTGCGCAGGGGCTGCGGCAGGAAGGGCACTttgggggcggcggggcggcgcaGGGGGGGATCGTGCCGCGAGGCGCAGTAGAAGCGCTTGTGCACCACGTAGGTCTCGTGGCGGCTGAAGCGGATGTTGCAGGCCTCGCACAGCGTCTTGCTGGGGTCCTCGTCCCCCTCGTCGCCCGCCGAGCTGCCGGGGCTCTGGCTGTCCTCGCTGCACCGCCCCGAGTTCCCCTCTGCCTCGGGGGACCCCGCTTTGGTGCCCCCATCCTCAGCCTTGCCCTCCGGTGTGGCGGATGGCGGGGTGGCATCGCGGCCGGCGTCCCCGTCCCCCGCTGCCGGGCCCTGCCCGTTGCCCGCcggaggggacagcagtgtccctgGGGCCAGGGGACCCTTGGGCGCCCCGGGGGGAGCTTTGAGCTTGCGTGCCCCGGGGGGGCTGTCCTCGGCCAGGTGGCGGCTGGAGCAGTACAGGCGCTTGTGCACGTAGTAGTTGTTGATGTTGTTGAAGGTGATCTCGCACTCGAAGCACGTGGCGCCCTTGGGCACCGGCGGCGTGCCCGTGTAGATGGCAGGTGGCACCGTGCCCCCGTGGCCCTGCTTCAGCCGGCTGTGCACCAGCTCCGACATCTTGGCCAGGATCTCCGAGGCCTGTGGCACCACGGCGGCCTCGTGGCCGAACACGTACTGCGGCAGGAACACGGTGCCGCCGGCCGTGCCCGTCCCCGGCTCGCTGGGCACGGGGCTGGAGCCCGGTGTGGGGCTGGCGAGCTCCGACTTCACCTTGGCCGATGCCAGGCTGCGGGGGGACGAGGTCCGGGAGCCGCCCTCGGGGCTgccggccccctccccgctCCTGGGCGCCTCCGCCTCGCTGGCCGGGCTGCCCGCCGGCTCCTCCTTGATGCGCACGGGCTCGCCGGacgtggaggaggaggaggatgaggaggatgccGATGAAGGCCCTTCCCCGTTCTgcggctgggctgggggtgagaGTTTGCCGGCCCGGGGGTCGGGGGGCGAGGCGGGCGGTGCCGGTACCGGTGGTGTCGGTGTCGGTACCGGAGCGGTGTCGGGGCCGGGCAGCACCACGTGCGGCGGCAGGGCCGGCAGCGCCTCGGGCAGGAACGCGCCCAGGCTGCACTTGCGCAGGGACGCGTTGTTCggctggctcagccctgcagggggacagaggggacagtgtcACCAACAgaaccagcacagggaggatcAGCACTGAGAGCACCAGCATggggtgctgccctggcccccCGTTATGACACCCCCAGGGCAGGATCCTCACCCCG contains:
- the ZFPM1 gene encoding zinc finger protein ZFPM1, with amino-acid sequence MSRRKQSNPRQIKRSLAAMEEGEDAPVGDKSPSERDGATSDGEGSAERDTCSPPGSEESRDALESPKEPEKPDPGENPQEPDSWNGPDELELEVRDGHRRVRSRRSLPEGFSWGPFPGSIHSEPASPGHGDTSPPLTLVLGDESCWLSLLPLVPGEPDANAVIYRKDEALWCRTTRALREDEPLSALVVAEPPAVPKHSVKAEPGESPYPAALHSDIQLLPQQAGMAAILATAVVNKDVFPCKDCGIWYRSERNLQAHLMYYCASRQSARAGSPALDEKPKETYPNERVCPFPQCKKSCPSASSLEIHMRSHSGERPFVCLICLSAFTTKANCERHLKVHTDTLNGVCHSCGFISTTRDILYSHLVTNHMICQPGSKGEVFSPGSALPAAKPLAAGLSQPNNASLRKCSLGAFLPEALPALPPHVVLPGPDTAPVPTPTPPVPAPPASPPDPRAGKLSPPAQPQNGEGPSSASSSSSSSSTSGEPVRIKEEPAGSPASEAEAPRSGEGAGSPEGGSRTSSPRSLASAKVKSELASPTPGSSPVPSEPGTGTAGGTVFLPQYVFGHEAAVVPQASEILAKMSELVHSRLKQGHGGTVPPAIYTGTPPVPKGATCFECEITFNNINNYYVHKRLYCSSRHLAEDSPPGARKLKAPPGAPKGPLAPGTLLSPPAGNGQGPAAGDGDAGRDATPPSATPEGKAEDGGTKAGSPEAEGNSGRCSEDSQSPGSSAGDEGDEDPSKTLCEACNIRFSRHETYVVHKRFYCASRHDPPLRRPAAPKVPFLPQPLRTRKRRKLYEIHGAARRPAEPPPAPEPPPAEPPAAAPEPRASPMDAEGPIDLSKKPRWQSEPAPTPVPAPAPLLPLADYHECTACRISFNSLDAYLAHKKYQCPATPLQPRTLEHLQKMKGAMAAPLKGRHSPGSPGEGDPEGGVRVRAAPAGSPGIPYPGADSLQRHPKGSLPPPGAKGPLAACPYCPLNGAIKGDLLEHFRNAHGLFVAKPGPPDAPGASRTPEPPLPAGSPPRPPGPRLRRDSAKEGRDSRDSPRPPGSPASPAAPEALREAPRKPPTPPAYTDRGVQTPPGKAVPGPVPNGNHRYCRLCNIKFSSLSTFIAHKKYYCSSHAAEHVK
- the CIDEC gene encoding lipid transferase CIDEC produces the protein MDYAKSLSQRLAAPVSKCVSASASMTQQLLAGPAPRPKPYRVCNGDRSVRKGVMAPSLAELLRQAQSALALPAPIALVLDEDGTAVETESFFRTLEEGTALMALSKGQSWTAPKTRGYQVSPSRKPPRRIDVACVTFDLYKTHPKDLGCLNVKATLYGTYSMSYDLRCYGARRLVKEALRWALFSMQATGHVLLGTSCYMQQLLDATEEEQKEEEKSSLPLQNLLPCSLPALPYKKMSQ